One segment of Cyprinus carpio isolate SPL01 chromosome A17, ASM1834038v1, whole genome shotgun sequence DNA contains the following:
- the LOC109107565 gene encoding DNA-binding protein inhibitor ID-2-like yields the protein MKAVSPVRSFRKSSANVTEHSLGISRSKTPVDDPLSLLYNMNDCYSKLKELVPSIPQNKNVSKMEILQHVIDYILDLQIALDSNSAITSLHQPRAGQGTSRTPLTTLNTDISILSLQTPEFQSDLTTEDSRTLYH from the exons ATGAAGGCAGTAAGCCCAGTGAGGTCTTTCCGGAAAAGTAGCGCGAATGTGACGGAGCACAGTCTGGGAATCTCACGGAGCAAGACCCCCGTGGACGATCCCCTAAGCCTGCTGTACAACATGAACGACTGCTACTCCAAACTGAAGGAACTGGTGCCGAGTATCCCGCAGAACAAAAACGTGAGCAAAATGGAAATCCTGCAACATGTCATCGACTATATCCTGGACCTGCAGATCGCACTTGACTCGAATTCGGCAATCACCAGCCTGCATCAGCCGCGAGCGGGGCAGGGGACATCCAGAACCCCCCTGACAACACTCAACACAGACATCAGCATCCTCTCATTACAG ACACCTGAGTTTCAGTCAGACTTGACCACAGAGGACAGCAGGACACTGTACCATTAA